A single Nisaea sp. DNA region contains:
- a CDS encoding 6-carboxytetrahydropterin synthase: MYALTVRDHVMIAHSFNSETFGPAQRLHGATYVIDVEFRRAALDEDNLVVDIGAASERLKEVLEPLGYRNLDDLPEFAGENTTTEFLARHIFDRMAGAIEAGELGEGAKELASMKVTLHESHIAWASYEGAL; encoded by the coding sequence ATGTACGCACTCACCGTTCGCGACCACGTCATGATCGCGCACAGCTTCAATTCTGAAACTTTCGGGCCGGCCCAGCGGCTGCACGGCGCGACCTATGTGATCGATGTGGAGTTCCGCCGCGCCGCGCTGGACGAGGATAATCTGGTGGTCGATATCGGCGCCGCTTCGGAGCGGCTGAAGGAGGTGCTGGAGCCGCTCGGCTACCGCAATCTGGACGATCTGCCGGAATTCGCCGGTGAGAACACAACGACCGAATTCCTGGCCCGGCACATCTTTGACCGGATGGCCGGAGCCATCGAGGCGGGAGAGCTTGGTGAGGGTGCGAAGGAGCTCGCTTCCATGAAGGTGACTTTGCACGAGTCCCACATCGCCTGGGCCTCCTATGAGGGGGCGCTGTGA
- a CDS encoding DMT family transporter, with amino-acid sequence MNQPLPHKTAAIPPFAIFLLAMLALLWGLNWPVMKLSLAEYPPFVFRAIAGISAALGLFAMAKARGRTLRVPRAEWKGLVIVSLLNMSVWNIAVLYGVDLMESGRAAILAYTMPLWATLTGAWLVKEPLRTRSILALGLGLVGMCLLFFGDDRAISGDPLGPALVVLAAISWGTGTAAVKYFRFSMSVTALTGWQQMLGALPIAVIAIVWDYQNMPESVTLVPTLGLVYNMTITGIFCYWAYFNVVTMLPVVVSTVGTLMVPVVGVAADALIFGTVPGIVDYAALVAVVSAVFLVMTRRAK; translated from the coding sequence GTGAACCAACCCTTGCCGCATAAAACGGCAGCGATCCCGCCATTCGCGATCTTTTTGCTGGCCATGCTGGCCCTGCTCTGGGGCCTCAACTGGCCGGTGATGAAACTTTCCCTTGCCGAATACCCACCCTTCGTTTTTCGCGCCATTGCGGGGATTTCGGCGGCTCTGGGCTTGTTTGCTATGGCAAAAGCCCGCGGCAGAACACTCCGCGTGCCGCGTGCGGAGTGGAAGGGGCTGGTAATCGTCTCACTGCTCAACATGTCCGTATGGAACATTGCAGTGCTGTACGGCGTCGATCTTATGGAGTCCGGCCGCGCGGCCATTCTGGCCTACACCATGCCGCTCTGGGCAACCCTGACCGGCGCGTGGCTCGTCAAGGAGCCCTTGCGCACACGATCGATTCTCGCACTTGGACTCGGCCTTGTTGGAATGTGCCTGTTATTCTTCGGCGACGACCGCGCCATATCAGGCGATCCGCTTGGCCCGGCGCTGGTCGTCCTCGCCGCGATCAGCTGGGGCACCGGCACGGCGGCGGTAAAGTATTTCCGCTTTTCCATGTCCGTGACCGCGCTTACCGGCTGGCAGCAGATGCTCGGCGCGCTGCCCATCGCCGTGATCGCGATCGTCTGGGACTATCAGAACATGCCGGAGAGCGTCACCCTCGTGCCGACGCTCGGCCTCGTCTACAACATGACGATCACCGGCATCTTCTGTTACTGGGCCTATTTCAACGTGGTGACCATGCTGCCGGTCGTTGTCTCCACCGTCGGAACACTGATGGTCCCGGTGGTCGGCGTTGCCGCGGATGCGCTGATCTTCGGCACCGTCCCCGGAATTGTCGATTATGCCGCCCTCGTAGCCGTGGTCTCCGCCGTCTTCCTTGTGATGACGCGCCGGGCCAAATAG
- a CDS encoding cyclic nucleotide-binding domain-containing protein: MSSDKFDLGGGSVNADEIGRIGLFLDLGEEERGAIAALCRKRRFAAGEVIIAREGDDHDVYFMLEGSAEVQNHTIIGDALRLDGLGAGAYFGELSALDGGPRSAVVRATDDCIVAAMSPSDFRNMLSEHPSVLVLVLHNLAQMIRNSNLTVLQHATL, translated from the coding sequence ATGAGTTCGGATAAATTCGATTTGGGCGGCGGTTCCGTCAACGCGGACGAGATTGGCCGGATCGGGCTGTTTCTGGATCTCGGGGAAGAAGAGCGTGGGGCCATCGCGGCTCTTTGCCGTAAACGGCGGTTCGCGGCAGGGGAGGTTATTATCGCCAGAGAAGGCGATGACCACGACGTCTATTTCATGCTGGAAGGCTCCGCCGAAGTCCAGAATCATACGATTATCGGCGATGCGCTGAGGCTTGACGGGCTGGGAGCCGGTGCCTATTTCGGCGAGCTTTCGGCGCTGGATGGCGGTCCTCGGTCTGCTGTGGTCCGGGCGACGGACGATTGCATCGTCGCGGCAATGTCACCGAGCGACTTCCGCAACATGTTGTCGGAACATCCCTCGGTGCTGGTTCTTGTGTTACACAATCTGGCCCAGATGATCCGCAACTCGAACCTTACGGTTCTTCAGCACGCTACCCTCTGA
- a CDS encoding xanthine dehydrogenase family protein molybdopterin-binding subunit, protein MVKFGIGQAIKRVEDQRLLTGQGNYTDDVTPDGTARAFILRSPYAHARINGIDTADAEAAPGVIAVLTNKHVKADGLGDLPSLAPAPNKDGSARADTPRPILEGDTVRHVGTPVAMVIAETLDQARDAAELIDVDYEPLQPATDTEGATKPGATQLYDHIPHNVCFDWHKGDLETAEAAFTRAKQVVRTKVVNNRIIVNSMEPRGAIGLYDAETDRTTLYSSTQGPSFIHPILAEAVLKIDKEKLRCITTDVGGGFGMKIFLYPEQCLLAWASRRLKMAVKYTPERSEAFMSDTQGRDNVSYVDAALDENGKIIGMKVETYANLGGYLSNFGPFIPTEAGTHMLSGVYDIPVIYVNVKGVLTNTTPVDAYRGAGRPEAAYLIERVMDNCAAETGLGRDEIRRRNFVTPQQMPYSTTLGNVYDTGEFQIVMEKCLAKADWNGFATRKAASEKAGKLRGIGLGYYIEKCGGGNPETADIRFTEDNKIEIYIGNQSNGQGHETAYAQVLGDVLGIDGEDIRIIQGDTDRTPPGLTGGSRALPVGGVAVLLGGREIVEKGKKVAARVMEAAIEDIEFTDGTFTVAGTDKTMSIFEVNREAKSEEEAGLDTTHKRTPEAATFPNGCHVCELEIDPDTGIVEIQKYSVVDDFGSVINPNLLAGQVHGGVGQGLGQALYEHTIYDEESGQLVTGSYMDYTLPRADHVPWVDFETHNVWCTTNPLGIKGSGEAGAIGAPPAAISAVCDALGVTNIDMPATPEKIWAVANAGKLAAAE, encoded by the coding sequence ATGGTAAAATTCGGCATTGGTCAGGCGATCAAACGCGTTGAGGACCAGCGGCTGCTGACGGGGCAGGGCAATTACACGGATGATGTCACGCCCGACGGCACGGCCCGGGCCTTCATCCTGCGCTCGCCTTATGCTCATGCACGGATCAACGGGATCGACACGGCGGATGCGGAAGCAGCCCCCGGTGTGATCGCCGTTCTGACCAACAAGCATGTGAAGGCAGACGGGCTCGGAGATCTTCCCAGTTTGGCGCCGGCTCCGAACAAGGATGGCAGTGCGCGCGCCGACACACCGCGCCCGATCCTTGAAGGCGATACTGTCCGTCATGTCGGCACGCCGGTCGCCATGGTGATCGCGGAAACACTGGATCAGGCACGCGATGCGGCAGAGCTGATCGATGTCGATTACGAGCCGCTGCAGCCCGCCACCGATACGGAAGGTGCGACCAAGCCGGGCGCCACCCAGCTTTACGATCACATCCCCCACAATGTGTGCTTCGACTGGCACAAGGGCGACCTTGAGACAGCCGAGGCCGCCTTCACCCGGGCGAAGCAGGTCGTTCGCACCAAGGTCGTCAATAACCGCATCATCGTGAATTCCATGGAACCGCGGGGTGCCATCGGCCTTTATGACGCCGAGACCGACCGCACGACGCTCTACAGCTCCACCCAGGGCCCGAGCTTCATCCATCCGATTCTCGCCGAGGCAGTACTGAAGATCGACAAGGAGAAGCTGCGCTGCATCACCACAGATGTCGGCGGCGGCTTCGGCATGAAGATCTTCCTTTATCCCGAGCAGTGCCTGCTCGCCTGGGCCTCCCGCCGCTTGAAGATGGCGGTGAAATACACGCCGGAACGCTCCGAAGCCTTCATGAGCGACACCCAGGGCCGGGACAATGTCAGCTATGTCGATGCCGCGCTCGACGAGAACGGCAAGATCATCGGCATGAAGGTCGAGACCTACGCCAATCTCGGCGGCTACCTCTCCAATTTCGGCCCCTTCATCCCGACCGAAGCGGGCACGCATATGCTGTCCGGCGTTTACGACATCCCGGTGATCTACGTAAATGTGAAGGGCGTGCTGACCAACACCACGCCGGTAGACGCCTATCGCGGCGCGGGGCGGCCGGAAGCGGCCTATCTGATCGAGCGGGTGATGGATAATTGCGCTGCGGAAACCGGTCTCGGCCGGGACGAAATCCGGCGCCGCAACTTCGTCACGCCGCAGCAGATGCCCTACAGCACCACGCTCGGCAACGTTTACGACACCGGCGAATTCCAGATCGTCATGGAGAAATGCCTCGCGAAGGCGGACTGGAACGGATTCGCCACCCGCAAGGCGGCGTCCGAGAAGGCTGGCAAGCTGCGCGGTATCGGTCTTGGCTACTACATCGAGAAATGCGGTGGCGGAAACCCGGAGACGGCGGATATCCGCTTCACCGAGGACAACAAGATCGAGATCTATATTGGCAACCAGTCGAACGGGCAGGGGCACGAGACCGCCTATGCCCAGGTGCTGGGCGATGTGCTCGGCATCGACGGTGAGGATATCCGGATCATCCAGGGCGATACCGACCGCACGCCTCCCGGTCTGACCGGCGGCTCACGCGCCCTGCCTGTGGGCGGCGTCGCCGTGCTGCTCGGCGGCCGCGAGATCGTCGAGAAGGGCAAGAAGGTCGCGGCTCGGGTTATGGAAGCGGCAATTGAGGATATAGAGTTCACCGACGGCACCTTTACGGTCGCCGGGACCGACAAGACCATGTCGATCTTCGAGGTGAATCGGGAAGCCAAGAGCGAGGAAGAGGCCGGCCTCGACACCACGCACAAGCGCACGCCGGAAGCGGCGACGTTCCCGAACGGCTGCCATGTCTGTGAGCTGGAGATCGACCCGGACACCGGCATCGTCGAGATCCAGAAATACAGCGTGGTCGACGATTTCGGCTCGGTCATCAACCCGAACCTGCTGGCCGGTCAGGTGCATGGCGGTGTCGGCCAGGGGCTCGGCCAGGCGCTGTACGAGCACACGATCTATGACGAGGAAAGCGGCCAGCTCGTGACCGGTTCCTACATGGATTACACCCTGCCGCGCGCGGACCATGTGCCATGGGTCGATTTCGAGACCCACAATGTCTGGTGCACGACCAACCCGCTCGGCATCAAGGGCTCCGGCGAGGCCGGTGCCATCGGAGCCCCGCCGGCCGCGATCAGCGCGGTTTGCGATGCGCTCGGCGTCACCAATATCGACATGCCGGCGACGCCGGAGAAAATCTGGGCGGTGGCCAACGCGGGCAAACTCGCGGCGGCCGAATAG
- a CDS encoding glycosyltransferase family 4 protein, translating into MSADPFKGSEPPVHFIVPGPLETLTGGFIYDRHMVEGLEAAGRLGMVHELDGNFPRAAPYDVAAGAAVLSGLPDRVRCVIDGLALTALGQAVFQHAPRLDIVAMIHHPLADETGLSEAEQTAFFQAEKAVLQEVARIVVSSRRTAERLADFGVHPSSVHVVEPGIADWASSVESKPAEGPLRILSVGTMTRRKGHDIALKALADCRDLDWQFDIVGGARDPDHAAELAALVGELELDDRVSLHGEIPEQDLVRMHAASGLFLSASHHEGFGMALADAVAAGLPVLTTEASAVAASVREAAQLVPAGEVALLSEALRGLLQDPAARQELASRSRAAAMKLSDWECAAAAFQRAVDGVILQ; encoded by the coding sequence GTGAGCGCGGATCCTTTCAAAGGCTCGGAGCCGCCGGTTCATTTCATCGTGCCGGGTCCTCTGGAGACGCTGACCGGCGGGTTTATCTACGACCGGCACATGGTGGAGGGGCTGGAGGCAGCCGGACGCCTTGGCATGGTGCACGAGCTGGATGGCAATTTTCCAAGGGCGGCCCCGTACGACGTTGCGGCCGGTGCGGCGGTGCTCTCCGGCTTGCCGGACCGGGTGCGCTGCGTCATTGACGGACTTGCCCTGACAGCTCTCGGGCAGGCGGTTTTCCAGCATGCGCCGAGGCTCGATATCGTGGCCATGATCCACCATCCACTGGCTGACGAAACGGGTCTCAGCGAGGCGGAACAGACAGCGTTCTTCCAGGCGGAGAAAGCCGTGTTGCAGGAAGTGGCGAGGATCGTCGTTTCCAGCCGCCGGACGGCCGAACGACTTGCCGATTTCGGCGTGCATCCATCTTCTGTCCATGTGGTTGAGCCCGGCATCGCCGATTGGGCGTCGTCGGTTGAGAGCAAGCCGGCGGAGGGACCGCTGCGCATTCTCTCGGTCGGCACGATGACCCGGCGTAAGGGGCATGACATTGCATTGAAGGCTCTCGCCGATTGCCGGGATCTCGACTGGCAGTTCGATATCGTCGGTGGCGCCCGCGACCCTGATCACGCGGCGGAACTGGCGGCGCTTGTTGGTGAGCTGGAACTGGATGATCGAGTGTCTTTGCACGGTGAGATCCCGGAACAGGATCTGGTGCGCATGCATGCGGCGTCCGGCCTTTTCCTCTCGGCGTCTCACCATGAGGGGTTCGGCATGGCGCTTGCCGATGCGGTCGCCGCTGGTCTGCCGGTGCTGACAACTGAGGCAAGTGCAGTCGCAGCCTCTGTGCGCGAGGCCGCGCAACTGGTTCCTGCAGGTGAGGTTGCACTCCTCTCGGAAGCGCTCCGGGGGCTGCTGCAGGACCCCGCTGCCAGACAGGAGCTGGCGAGCCGGTCCCGTGCTGCGGCTATGAAACTCTCTGACTGGGAATGTGCTGCGGCGGCATTCCAGCGGGCAGTGGATGGGGTGATCCTGCAGTGA
- a CDS encoding peroxiredoxin, with protein MTIRLGDIAPDFTQDSTDGKINFYDYAGDNWVILFSHPKDFTPVCTTELGYMAGLKPEFDKRGVKVLGLSVDGLGDHEKWADDIKQTQGNSLNFPLVADHDKTVAGLYDMIHPNANDTLTVRSVFVIDGNKKVRLILTYPASTGRNFDEILRVVDSLQLTDKHKVATPVNWTSGDKCIIVPALSNDDAKKLFPGGWDEQRPYLRVVDQPGA; from the coding sequence ATGACCATCCGGCTTGGCGATATAGCGCCTGATTTCACGCAGGATTCCACGGACGGCAAGATTAATTTCTACGATTATGCAGGCGACAACTGGGTCATCCTGTTCTCGCACCCGAAGGATTTTACCCCGGTCTGCACCACCGAGCTGGGCTACATGGCCGGCCTGAAACCCGAATTCGACAAGCGCGGGGTCAAGGTGCTCGGCCTTTCCGTCGATGGTCTTGGCGACCATGAGAAGTGGGCCGACGACATCAAGCAGACCCAGGGCAACAGCCTGAACTTCCCACTGGTGGCGGACCACGACAAGACCGTCGCCGGTCTTTACGACATGATCCACCCGAACGCGAACGACACGCTGACGGTGCGCTCGGTTTTCGTCATCGACGGCAACAAGAAGGTCCGTCTGATCCTGACCTATCCGGCCAGCACTGGACGGAACTTCGACGAGATCCTGCGCGTCGTGGATTCCCTGCAGCTCACCGACAAGCACAAGGTGGCGACGCCGGTGAACTGGACCAGCGGCGACAAGTGCATCATCGTCCCGGCTCTGTCGAACGACGATGCCAAGAAGCTGTTCCCAGGTGGCTGGGACGAACAGCGCCCCTATCTGCGCGTGGTTGATCAGCCGGGCGCGTAA
- a CDS encoding glutathione S-transferase family protein — MTAPIECYTWKTSNGRKITIMLEELGIPYNLHPINIGEDDQFTPEFIAINPNSKIPAIIDPDGPDGKPYTVFESGAILMYLAEKTGKFMPTDMAKRYEVIQWLMFQMGGIGPIFGQVHHFKRAAKEKVPYGIERYGKECLRLYGVLNSRLEGRDYLANDEVSIADFATLPWVFRHDWQEVDLNQFPNVKRWFDAMMARPALSRGMELP, encoded by the coding sequence ATGACGGCACCGATCGAATGCTACACGTGGAAGACGTCGAACGGGCGCAAGATCACGATCATGCTCGAGGAACTCGGGATTCCGTACAACCTGCACCCGATCAATATCGGCGAGGATGACCAGTTCACGCCTGAATTCATCGCCATCAATCCGAACTCGAAAATCCCGGCGATCATCGATCCGGACGGCCCGGACGGCAAGCCGTACACGGTCTTCGAATCCGGCGCGATCCTGATGTATCTGGCCGAGAAGACCGGCAAGTTCATGCCGACCGACATGGCGAAACGCTATGAAGTCATCCAGTGGCTGATGTTCCAGATGGGCGGTATCGGCCCGATTTTCGGTCAGGTGCACCATTTCAAGCGCGCCGCAAAAGAGAAGGTGCCTTACGGCATCGAGCGGTACGGCAAGGAATGCCTGCGGCTCTACGGCGTGCTGAACAGCCGCCTCGAAGGCCGGGATTATCTCGCCAACGACGAGGTCTCCATCGCTGATTTCGCCACCCTGCCCTGGGTGTTCCGGCACGATTGGCAGGAAGTTGACCTGAACCAGTTCCCGAACGTGAAGCGCTGGTTCGATGCGATGATGGCGCGTCCGGCCCTGAGCCGGGGTATGGAACTGCCCTGA
- a CDS encoding NAD(P)-dependent oxidoreductase — MNQPIRAAADFSVGFIGLGGMGRGVVKNMLAGGAAVSVHDLDPEAVALAVSQGAKAEPDLAAMAASVDVLGICITTAEAVQKLALGPGGLLSRMKKGAVFLDHTTVSPDHVDKMREACAARGIDYCEAPMTRTPVHADRGEVNILFGGTAELLERLRPLFETYAENIFHVGPAGHAIRLKLIHNYIAFANVASWCEGFALAAREGLDMDKVIGIISAAGGKSGMMDLYGEATLKRDFTPLMSLANAQKDVRYYAQWLEQAGLPGFMAESVHQTYALASIMGFEDESCTAVIKAYEKLTGVEARLPGVREEE; from the coding sequence ATGAACCAGCCTATCCGCGCGGCAGCGGATTTCTCCGTCGGTTTCATCGGCCTCGGCGGCATGGGGCGCGGGGTGGTGAAGAACATGCTGGCCGGAGGTGCGGCGGTCTCGGTGCATGATCTTGACCCGGAGGCGGTGGCGCTGGCCGTCTCACAGGGCGCAAAGGCCGAGCCGGACCTGGCGGCGATGGCGGCAAGTGTTGACGTTCTTGGTATCTGCATCACCACGGCGGAGGCGGTCCAGAAACTCGCTCTCGGGCCGGGCGGCCTGCTCTCCCGAATGAAGAAGGGCGCGGTCTTTCTCGATCACACGACGGTTTCTCCTGATCATGTAGACAAGATGCGGGAGGCCTGCGCCGCGCGCGGTATCGATTATTGCGAGGCTCCGATGACCCGGACGCCGGTCCATGCGGACCGGGGCGAGGTTAATATCCTGTTCGGCGGGACGGCGGAATTGCTGGAGCGGCTTCGGCCGCTGTTCGAAACCTACGCCGAAAACATCTTCCATGTCGGCCCGGCAGGACATGCGATCCGCCTGAAATTGATCCACAATTACATCGCTTTCGCCAATGTCGCCTCCTGGTGCGAGGGGTTCGCGCTCGCCGCCCGCGAAGGGCTCGACATGGACAAGGTGATCGGCATCATCTCGGCTGCCGGCGGCAAGTCCGGCATGATGGATCTCTATGGCGAAGCGACCCTGAAACGCGACTTCACGCCACTGATGTCGCTCGCCAACGCCCAGAAGGATGTTCGTTATTACGCGCAATGGCTGGAGCAGGCTGGCCTGCCGGGCTTCATGGCGGAATCGGTACACCAGACCTATGCTCTGGCCTCTATCATGGGTTTCGAGGACGAAAGCTGCACGGCGGTAATCAAGGCTTATGAGAAACTGACCGGCGTTGAGGCCCGGTTGCCGGGTGTCCGGGAAGAAGAGTAA
- a CDS encoding acyclic terpene utilization AtuA family protein produces MTKDLVHIGCGAGFAGDRKDAGGPVVDTLATRDGPKYLIFETLAERTLALAQKQKQRDPERGYSPFLEAYVRPILERCLANNIRIVSNFGAANPIGGARRILEIAKEIGCRTPRIAVVSGDDLLTVMDEKEIRSHKTIEGLPIGDGIVAANTYIGARPIAEALAGGADIVVVGRTTDPALVLGPLIHEFGWTEEDWDALAAGTLAGHLLECGAQVTGAYFADPGFKDVPDLAHVGFPIATISREGAIRVGKADNTGGCVTPATVKEQILYEMHDPSAYLTADVVLDISGVSVEQASENVVAVSGARGKARPDTLKTTISFDGGWLGEAEISYAGPNALARAELAREVLSERARERGSNAEYRFDIIGTSSTFDGGSAPYPGAGTAAPDGDYRVRAAVSCHSREIAEDLADEVLSLYCSGPAGGGGFRRNITAQIHTASILVDRNRLSPSVQFLGAGA; encoded by the coding sequence ATGACCAAAGATCTCGTCCATATCGGCTGTGGCGCCGGCTTTGCCGGCGACCGGAAGGATGCCGGCGGCCCCGTGGTAGATACGCTCGCCACCCGTGACGGCCCGAAATACCTTATTTTCGAGACACTTGCGGAACGCACTCTAGCGCTTGCGCAGAAGCAGAAACAACGTGATCCGGAGCGTGGATACTCGCCGTTCCTTGAGGCCTATGTCCGGCCGATTCTGGAGCGCTGTCTTGCGAATAACATCCGCATCGTCTCCAACTTTGGAGCTGCGAACCCGATCGGGGGCGCCAGGCGCATCCTGGAAATTGCCAAAGAGATCGGCTGCCGCACCCCGCGCATTGCCGTCGTCTCTGGCGACGACCTTCTGACGGTGATGGATGAAAAAGAAATCCGCAGTCACAAGACCATCGAAGGGCTGCCTATCGGTGACGGGATTGTCGCCGCCAACACCTATATCGGCGCCCGCCCGATAGCCGAGGCACTGGCAGGCGGCGCCGATATCGTCGTGGTCGGACGGACCACGGACCCGGCCCTGGTACTTGGCCCACTGATCCACGAATTCGGCTGGACGGAAGAGGATTGGGATGCACTTGCCGCCGGAACGCTGGCCGGACATCTGCTGGAATGCGGAGCCCAGGTAACCGGCGCCTATTTCGCCGACCCCGGTTTCAAGGACGTGCCCGACCTTGCCCATGTCGGTTTTCCCATCGCCACGATCTCCCGCGAGGGCGCAATACGGGTCGGCAAGGCGGACAATACAGGCGGCTGCGTGACACCAGCGACCGTCAAGGAACAGATCCTCTACGAGATGCACGATCCCTCCGCCTATCTGACGGCGGACGTTGTGCTCGACATCTCAGGAGTGTCAGTCGAGCAAGCGAGCGAGAACGTTGTCGCTGTCTCCGGCGCACGCGGCAAGGCGCGGCCGGATACATTGAAGACCACGATCAGTTTCGACGGCGGCTGGCTCGGCGAGGCTGAGATCAGCTATGCGGGGCCGAACGCTCTGGCCCGCGCAGAGCTTGCCAGGGAAGTCCTGAGCGAGCGGGCCCGCGAACGCGGAAGCAATGCCGAGTACCGTTTCGATATCATTGGCACATCAAGCACTTTCGATGGTGGCAGTGCGCCCTACCCCGGCGCCGGCACAGCCGCACCGGACGGCGATTACCGGGTCCGTGCCGCTGTTTCCTGTCATTCCCGCGAGATTGCCGAAGATCTCGCGGACGAGGTGCTGAGCCTCTATTGCTCCGGCCCCGCCGGCGGTGGCGGCTTCAGACGCAACATCACCGCACAGATCCACACCGCCTCGATCCTGGTCGACAGGAACAGGCTCTCCCCCAGCGTTCAGTTTCTCGGAGCCGGCGCATGA
- a CDS encoding zinc-binding alcohol dehydrogenase → MASSNKAEMMGQDKAATDGARAFWSLGDGRGEIRAAALAAPGPDDVVAETVYSAVSKGTESLVFRGGVPESEWGRMACPFQEGQFPGPVKYGYAAVARVVGGTALESGTLIFALYPHQTRFVLPAAAAIPVPEGVTPERAVLAANMETALNAVWDAEVARTGLIAVIGGGMVGLLTGYLAHRFWGAEVWVFDPVESRAAICDALGLHYAETGAKPEKFSLLFHASATEAGLRTALELSAFEATIVELSWYGDREVSLPLGGAFHSQRLTIKASQVGAVAPSRREQARHAQRLAEALTLLDDPALDVLITDESPFEALPNVLAELVSGAPETLCHRIRYSD, encoded by the coding sequence GTGGCGTCTTCCAATAAGGCGGAGATGATGGGGCAGGATAAGGCAGCAACGGACGGCGCGCGGGCGTTCTGGTCGCTCGGCGATGGCCGGGGCGAGATCAGGGCGGCGGCGCTCGCCGCGCCGGGGCCGGATGACGTGGTGGCGGAGACCGTCTATTCAGCGGTCAGCAAAGGCACGGAGAGTCTTGTCTTTCGGGGCGGTGTGCCGGAGTCCGAGTGGGGCCGCATGGCCTGCCCGTTCCAGGAAGGGCAGTTTCCGGGGCCGGTGAAATACGGTTATGCCGCCGTTGCCCGTGTCGTTGGCGGCACAGCGCTGGAGTCGGGAACGCTGATCTTCGCGCTTTATCCGCATCAGACCCGCTTCGTGTTACCTGCCGCCGCGGCTATCCCGGTGCCGGAAGGCGTAACGCCGGAGCGGGCCGTGCTGGCCGCAAATATGGAGACGGCGTTGAACGCGGTCTGGGATGCCGAAGTTGCACGCACCGGCCTGATTGCCGTCATCGGCGGCGGCATGGTCGGCTTGCTGACCGGCTATCTCGCCCACCGGTTCTGGGGGGCGGAGGTCTGGGTGTTCGATCCGGTGGAGAGCCGCGCCGCTATATGCGATGCGTTGGGGCTCCACTACGCGGAGACGGGCGCGAAACCGGAGAAATTCAGCCTGCTTTTCCATGCCAGCGCGACCGAGGCCGGATTGCGCACGGCCCTTGAGCTTTCGGCTTTCGAAGCGACCATTGTCGAGCTGAGCTGGTACGGGGACCGGGAAGTCTCCCTGCCGCTGGGAGGGGCTTTCCATTCTCAACGCCTGACCATCAAGGCGTCCCAGGTCGGCGCTGTGGCGCCGTCCCGCCGGGAGCAGGCGCGGCATGCCCAGCGTCTGGCCGAGGCGCTCACCCTGCTGGACGATCCGGCGCTCGACGTTCTTATCACCGACGAGAGTCCCTTTGAGGCTTTGCCAAACGTGCTGGCGGAGCTTGTCTCCGGGGCACCGGAAACTCTCTGCCACCGCATCCGTTATTCTGACTGA
- a CDS encoding 3'-5' exonuclease, protein MPGRVDRVKESAAAGPFRDFPDQGTVVVFDLEITAWEGSLARGWSGPDEFMEVVQIGAVKIDAAMPMAELASFEVLVKPEKNPVLSDYFIELTGITNANLSHHAMPFKEALCRFADFVGDAGLVVSNGNDWCDLVQNADWAGMIWPFRDDLFANIRPRLAGALGLPENQTVSSTLPQHLGHMAMPGAHTGLGDARAIALAVRDLRVHGRL, encoded by the coding sequence ATGCCGGGACGCGTCGATCGCGTCAAAGAGAGTGCTGCCGCAGGTCCATTTCGCGACTTCCCCGATCAGGGTACGGTGGTTGTTTTCGATCTTGAAATTACGGCCTGGGAAGGCTCGCTTGCGCGGGGTTGGAGCGGGCCTGACGAATTCATGGAAGTCGTTCAGATCGGGGCGGTAAAGATTGACGCGGCCATGCCGATGGCGGAGCTGGCGAGCTTCGAGGTGTTGGTGAAGCCGGAGAAAAATCCGGTACTCTCCGACTATTTCATCGAATTGACCGGGATCACCAATGCGAATCTCTCCCATCACGCCATGCCGTTCAAGGAGGCCCTGTGCCGGTTTGCCGATTTCGTCGGCGATGCCGGTCTCGTTGTGTCGAACGGAAATGACTGGTGCGATCTCGTTCAGAATGCCGATTGGGCCGGTATGATTTGGCCATTCAGGGATGATCTATTCGCCAATATCCGTCCGCGCCTTGCCGGGGCGTTGGGGTTGCCGGAGAACCAGACTGTAAGTTCTACGCTGCCTCAGCATCTTGGCCATATGGCCATGCCTGGCGCCCATACCGGACTCGGTGATGCGCGGGCCATCGCCCTCGCAGTTCGCGATCTCAGAGTCCATGGGCGTCTCTGA